A window of the Arachis duranensis cultivar V14167 chromosome 5, aradu.V14167.gnm2.J7QH, whole genome shotgun sequence genome harbors these coding sequences:
- the LOC107489401 gene encoding uncharacterized protein LOC107489401, which produces MVKPYIPPLPYPQRFHKESKDQQFPKFLKVFKKLEINIPLAKALEQMPLYEKFLKELINKKRSWHEKETILLTQECSALIQEGLPPKLKDPGSFFLPCTIGHISIDKALCDLGSSINLMPLSMIRRLFIEEVKPIQMSLELVDRSVVISNGVVENLLVRVGKFIFPADFVILDLGEVGNDSIILGRPFLATTRAIIDVEQGEMTLRVNDEKITLNVFQEVQHTVEEKSCIRIEEENLQWQEKPNEAFINSPPKKKTNSE; this is translated from the coding sequence TTCCCAAAGTTCTTAAAAGTGTTTAAGAAGCTGGAGATTAATATTCCACTTGCTAAAGCATTGGAGCAGATGCCTTTATATGAAAAGTTCTTAAAAGAACTCATaaacaagaagagaagctggcATGAGAAGGAAACCATCCTCTTGACACAAGAATGCAGTGCATTGATTCAAGAAGGCCTCCCACCAAAGCTCAAAGACCCTGGGAGTTTCTTCTTGCCTTGTACCATTGGTCACATATCCATTGATAAGGCACTCTGTGATTTGGGATCCAGTATCAACCTGATGCCTTTATCTATGATAAGAAGGCTATTTATAGAAGAAGTAAAGCCTATACAGATGTCATTGGAGCTAGTGGATAGATCAGTGGTAATTTCCAATGGTGTGGTTGAAAATCTCTTGGTTAGAGTAGGAAAATTCATATTTCCAGCAGATTTTGTAATCCTGGACTTAGGAGAAGTAGGGAATGACTCTATTATATtgggaagaccttttctagccacaACAAGGGCCATCATTGATGTGGAACAAGGAGAAATGACCTTGAGGGTAAATGATGAGAAGATCACCTTAAACGTTTTCCAGGAAGTACAACATACTGTTGAAGAGAAAAGCTGCAtaagaattgaagaagaaaacttacagtggcaagaaaaacccaatgaaGCATTTATCAACTCACCtccaaagaaaaagacaaacagtgaATAA